AAGTAAACCAAGAAGGCTTTACCATAACTCATGCATGTACCCTGCAAACAGTCCCAACCTCTCTTCCAATCCAGTCAGACATCTTAGTCAACACTTACATCTAGAACGTGCTAGGGTCCCAAAGATAGGGTGGCAAGAAGATAATTTCCAGTCCACTCccagaaaaggaggaagagaaggtaCTTGGTGTCCCAATCCTTAAGGTGCACAATAGCTCCCCCACCTATTTCATGTCAACCTACCATTTATGGAACATAATATGGAGTGATATTAAGAAGAGAGGGCTGCctttgagcatatgcagagtgcctgtGTCCTATTACCACAGAGTTGTTACAACAAGTGCAGATGCTCCATATTCCTTCCTCCCTCACCTCAAATCTTCTTCTACATCAATGGGATAGATTTTTCTTAAACATCAGCAGTGGATTTTAGACAGGTTTGAGCCACAGAtttttcatgcttttaatttGGCATCCTGTGCCTTTCATAGGTGCTGCACAAGGTGCAGCATATCTCCAATATGAAGGTGCAGTGACAGGGAATCTCtgcctgttggatttctgcctgttacCCAGGTGATACAGACACTGAGGATCTttaaggaaggggggaggatagGGTGGGAACCTTATTAGGGTGGATCAGAAGTGTGATTTGAGGGGTCTTGTTTGGGATAGGAagcccatcttgtccagcatacCAGTTTCCTATTTAAAAAGTCTCCGGAGAGCACACATCCTGGAGGCAAGGCTGCTAATAAAAATATGTCTCAACGTTTTTGTTCTCCTCTTTGTTTTGAGCACAATCCATTATGGAGGAAAGACTTGCCTCTGTCACTGGCTGAGTGAATTTTGGCCACTGACCATGCGACAACTCTTGATATGAGCCAGATTATAACGTTGTCATGGGATCTAAATACTTGAATTAGGCTCCATCTTCCTCCAAAGAACAGATCTCTGTTAGAGAAAGTTAAATCATGGAGAAACAAATGAAGTAAGTTTGATGGCCACTTTTTTCAAAGGTTCTCAGTATGGTCAAAGAAAAGGAAGTGTTGGgggaaaaaataacaacaaaatgttTGATTCATCcctaaaacaaatttattccaaAAGGTGAGCCTTCAGAGATGCAATGAAAGAGTCACGCCTATGCTTGTACACACATCTGTGCTGATTTGACCTATGAATTTATGCTTTTAATAAATCAGTAAAATGTTCTGAGAATGTGTGCTGATCCAATATATCTCTGGGTGAAATCCCTCACCCAAATTTCTTGCTGTAACATAACACTGAACCAAAATGTGAACAAAAGATGTCTCTGCAAGTCTGTCAAATCAAAAGTAATTATGTGTTTCTAAAGAAGTATTATTTGGATGGCTCCCAACTGAGAAACTtatgttttccttttgcttttgtATCTTGTTAATCCACAGTGTGTTAACttgaaaaaaaatacagataTAGATATGAATATAAAATGAAGGCAGATGTTAGGACATGCTATATACCTGTTCTGTATTGTGAAGCCGAGAGTACAGAAAAATACTGACTTATTTTCACCATGATGACAATGAAGACTCCACCAGCCAACATCAGAGTTGGCCAGAGGAAAGCAAAGATGAGTCCCTCTGGAGCATACAATCTCTTTAAAATgacactcttttcttttcttgatggGTCATAATAACAAGGGAATGTCTGCTGGTTTCTGAAATCGTCACTTATCTTTTCCACTTGTTTTTGGACTTCATTATAATTCTCCATATTTAGGGGGATGTAGGAGCActgcagaaacaaacaaaacccagaatATCAGTTATTGCCATTATATACTGACAGGAAAGGCAGTAAATTGAGACCATCCTTGATAAATACAGCTTCTGGTATTACTTTCTTATATATGTATCAATATCATGACTTTTATCTAGGGATGGGTGATCTTCCAGAACCTCTCCTTAGTTTAACTTGGAATCTACCCAAGTACAAGTACAATCTACCCATGTACAATCTAcccacatcctaattacccacatgtttagtttttaatcggtttttaattgctttatgtgtgtatgttctgtgttttagagttttaaattttgtatacttgtttttacctcaattttagaatttctgtaaaccgcccagagagccctggctatgggagcggtatataagtgtaataaataaataaataaaataaaataaataaagttgaaaaTAGAAGAACTCATGTGATTTTTCCAGGCCAATTTGTGGGCTCATCCCtggagcctttttttctttctttaaaagaacTGATGGAGCTGCTTATTCttagggggatgggggagaaacacATTGAGGATGAAATTGGGTGTGTGGACCAAAAGTCTAATTCCAACAGAGACTTGGTTCCCATTGGAACTAGTTCTTCattccatcaatgtacattgatggtgctatataaataaataataataataataataataattccaccatAGGAACTAGTGGAACCGTTACTTGCTAAgggcatgtaaaaaaaaaatgaaaacaaatgtccAGTAGCTTTGTATTAGGGTTTGCAAGACTTTGTATCTTGGATACCTGGATTTTGAGTGCCTGGAAAAGAAGTTGGGGGCCTGGAATACTCACATCCAGTTTGGACTTGGCTCTTTTGAGCCTCCTAGTATCTGTATGCTGCcccgagatcttaatgatataggacgggatacaaacgttttaaataaaataaataataaataaatcagtcgaGCTTGGAGAAAATCTCGTGCCATCCTCAATTTCATATATCCTTATATATTATCTCACTAAAACTCTAGACACTATTGTATAATTAGAGTATGTTAGTGTGTGTGGTCCTTGCAATTTTGATAATTAGGTTTGATTCATGGTTTACTTCCAAAGGCTGGTTAACCATAATTagagagataagagctttcccctgctgCACAGTGACAGAGGCTTCCTATTTCCTCACCTCCCAAGGTCATGATCCCCACTTTAGGAGAGAGCGCCATtgcagagctttccatggtggtgagaagggtgAGGGGATGGGAAAACTTGGAAATCCAACTACTACAAAGTCTATAGCATCGAAGAGcagggatgggtggtggtggtgctaagAACACTGACAGAGAACAACTGAGACAGATTCTAACATTCCAGAGGCCaaacaggcccaaagccttccagattaactctaattaaatcttagcttaAAAACTACAAGACCCCATGGCAGTGTCTTAACTATCGCTGATAGGGACTTAGATAATTTTGTTAAACACTAAACAATAGTATTAGAACACAGTATTAGAAGTAAGTAAGTCTAGCGTTCATGAACCACCCGGGAAATCAGGTAAAGCCTTGTATTGGACTACCTGAAATGTTTGATGAAAAGTCTACAATATCAATTTTATTAGATTACAAATAATTTAAAGATAGATGTAGCAGCGCTTCTAGTTTTGTCCTGAAGAACTGATTTCAGTTTAAAATCAAtgcaatattatattttattgcaaAAATGATCTCTATCCTAAAAGtgaaaatgttttattgaaaAGTTGCAGTGCTGATAGAGAACTGCAAAACATCTATTTAAAAGAAGTAACTCTATCTTGAATGAGAACTCCTATGCAATCGTCTTTCTCCCTAATTGTCCTAGCATGCCTCAGACAGAATTTTTAAGCAACTATTCATAGCCTTGAACCAATTGTTGAGTCTTCCATTAGGGAAATTTGCTTTGTTGTTCATTTATCCATGGAATTTTAGATCTGCAATGCAAATAGAATGATTTCCTGCTATGCTATGAATTATTGCAAGACATGAAACTAATAACAAATGAGGCTGTAAACAAAACAAGTGGATGTGTAAAATAACTCAACCTAAGATAATAATTCCCTCTTTGGAAAAAGTTCTTGGCTGTTCTTTACTGGCTGCTGTTACGTGACTGAAACTGATGGTGTTTGATCTGATCTTATTCCGTATTGATATTGGTTATATAATAGAGATACACAGGTTCGTTCAGTTTTGCTCTGTAATTGTCATGACATTGTGATAACTTTGGGATCCATTTCATttgaattctatcaggaattacGGATTTTGGAATGACAATAATGAGTTATGCACATACGCCTTcgcaataataatttaaaagcaaacttCCCCTTGGTATAGCTCCTCtgaataggtttttttaaaaaatgggacatTAAAAGCACCATTTCTAGTTTTTAAACAACTGTGCAGCTGTGGAAttgtacaattctaaaacaaacaaaaccacaatattttaaattaaatgtattttagggctttttttgtagggctgtgatctgcttcttttcagttcggagaagcaatagcgaatcGGGGGTTTCGCCTCTGTTGTAGGTGGAGAAGTGAGTCGGGGGGCTAGCaaagcatagcaaagagaagcgaccacaagcggATTGATCCTCTTTTTGCaaagcgctccgcccgccattttggatattttcccctataggattgcattgcggaaaagattatcgtataacttttttgttttgaaacccacatccctgaaacttgctgtgcttagatattggtggttgggggtcatttgtggagatgttcagaccttTTCgtcctgtggtttgcttgctatcaATTTGTTTGGAATGGcttaaagtgggaggggtaagggtttttttaagcaatgagaggcagattcaactcccaatcgtgatcacctgatgaagcatcctccaatcccaatgttggagggggggaataagcaaaacaggatacttagtaacttgggatactgggtaacttttctttctttgtctgaatggactttttccagtgtttttttgaaacagtagccccaccaaacgcacaaacacagccttaaatcacatatactaagtaaataaataacagataggaaacacagcactgctacccaccctaaccttggcgaacaactgaatagatgtgatgcaaggggatgatgtccatagggcatgtggatgtgcccagtgcacactgccctgccttggagGGTCGTCAGAACTGTCCAAAGGGTAGCCAccagtggagaagccaaggagcaccacgagttgaagtgtgatgcagcttctcaaaGATTGGTACTAGACAGGACCAGACAAATTGGCACaatagttccccctccccctgggcacgtccactttcctcttactggtaaaagacagaaatagcctttttttaaaaaaaaattcttgttgttgtgattcagcgagactgctgctttaattccacccctcctgtgtttgtttatttattttttaaatttatataccacccaatagctaaagctctcctggctttccctcttcagtgaagtcaggcaggcttgcattgtggttcaagttcttattgtcgttgtgattattattaatattactagtATTGCTATaattaactattattattattgtttactaatggctgcgtgatcacagtgcagtcaatcaactctgaagcaagaatcacaaagctttactcttatcctcctagccccctattagttatgggatgcaaaagaaaaggcatctctctgtgctgttcccgcctcacagggacggtttgaagcaatccttggctcacgtacttgtgcctccagaaatgtctgctgcatgcctgccttcctgcctccgcctgggtgctgttgttgtggggtatctgctgggacttacttccccatagatctatttattgatttatttatttatttattgcacaaagctctctgggcagtttacaaacctatggcatagtcgtacatctctgcctggctctctgccctcctggtgcctgggagatgtaccagatgatgggctttgtggctcaaccccacaagcctctggcatgcttgctcccagtgctacaggggcatgctgcttgtcctcctctgtgccctccccacagggatggtttgtgcatgtcttgctttgactcagggtattcttccttgtgataaaaggcagctgcattacACGCTccccctgtttaagatttcttggtgtgtgtgtgcattttaagtgtttcacctgagatgaaggtccttatttagaaaaatctttattcccccaaatcatctgtcctattgattgctaatatgggcacatgctttgcaatggatccttatgggcaggtatggaaagatgttggagtaaatcccatttctgaaaatagagttgctttcaggaggcaccagaagcagcctaatgttggcacctgcctgacctccaggggcagggagttccacagagaaggagccaccacactaaaggctcttctcctggtggattccaatcgggccattggtccatctggaaccaccaccagcatgccttccaatgacctcagtgactgggcaggttggtaagggagaagacagTCTCTCAGGTACCCAGGCAATCCACACAGCCGATGTAATGTTTTAGTGGCTCTAACCCAGAGTACTGGCCCTTATATATCTGCACTGTAGCACCTGCACAAATGCTACCCAGGCCATACCTAGGCACACAAattaatgggttgtatccaatgctggaATAGAGCCATTGACAtgcatgggacttaaattagacttacattggatgcaacccattgcaTATAAGCCAGTGTATATGTATGGTCCAGTGTAGACGGGAATTTGCCACTGTCCCTAGTTTAGAAAGTTTTATAATCTGGCAGGAGAAATAAATGATGCCAGAAATGTTTACCTTTTTTCTCAATTGCAACTCCTGAACCAAGAGATGATGACCCGGCAAAGATAGACACCTTGCCAGAATTCGCTACATCTCATCTTGGATCTAGTCTCACCTGGTCCAGAGTGaggaaaatcaggcagaggcagacTTCTTGTTGGAAtttgcaattgtgtgtgtgtgtgtgtgtgtgtgtctgcttctcTCCCGAATCTggagaaggatctacactactgctttacaataatattgaagtgcactgacaactgttgaggcccaggacacattccatataccattttccaactgctttcagagtgttatatcctgtttggtgtagatctggcctcagctAGCAATATCAACTATATATTGGATAGAACatggtatttgtttgtttttattggtgCCTTTTTAAGTAGTTGTAGAATTTAGAGATGTAATATTTCTGATAAATAGCACTCAAACCTTGGGATTTCTGTACACGGTGTCTTCTTTGTGATAGAGCATTACCAACTGCCCTAAGagtgtcagattgacctggatttCCAGACAAGGATAGCGAAAAATATTCTCATCACCAAAACCTTCATTGAATAAACAGTGGATATCTTCCTTGATGCTGGCTTTCATCAGTTTGCATATACTTTCTTTGGTCCAGACACTGCAATAATAAATGAGAGATCACCACcccacatttttaaatgtcataGATCAACATATAATAAATTATCTGTTAACTTAGCGTAATGTTGCTTCAATATTCAGTACTAGCTTTATTTTGGATATTGTTTGGCTTGTCATGTGTCAAAGTGGAGTGACACAGAACAGTACTAAAATCTGGCAAATCTTttccaatgcttttttttttgcgggAGGAGGGGAATTAAGCAATGAGAAGTACTGTCAAGAAATTGGTGCTTAAGGATGATGAATTTCATGCAGAAAATTATAAATGAAACACTGTCTAAATTCAGTGCTTTTACACCTAAAATTGTCTCCCTTCATTTTCCCATTTTCAGTGTCTATAATTAGGATTGCTAAAATTTGAATATAAATGTGACAAATTTGTTAGAATTTGTTTAAGATCCTCTGCTTCCTTTGTTGTAGCTCAGAATAATACAATAGAGAAGACTCTCTGCAGAGATGCCGCATTGATGTGATCCCCAACACAGCAACCAGGGGTaccatgcgcccccccccccagatgtattCCATGGTACTCACAAGGCCTCTGGCTCCCCTCTATTTATGTATGTAATTTATATCCTGTCTGTCcacccaaaaatggtgctcaaggtgactaataataaaatacagattaaaaacaaaatcttaattaagaCTTAATATAATaacaattaaattaaaacattgcaatgtaagaattaaaaacaaaaaatagagctttggctaatgtaataaataaataaataaataaataaataaataaataaaaataaaatcacacccCTATCAGCAACAGAACATGTTATATTGCAAAGGCCTgtttgaataaaaacatctttgtctGCTGGTAGAAGGATGGCAAAAAaggagccaacctagcctcccttggcaggcaGTTCCAAAGCTTGGGAGCAGTCCCTGAGAAGGACCTCTCTCGCATCCCCACTGCACATATCTCTGATGGCAGTTGTACCAAGAGAAAGGCCTTAAAACCCAGGCAAGCTTGTATGGGAGGAAGCGGTTTTTcaagtagcctggtcccaagttgtaaagggctttataagtcaaagCCAGCAATTTGAATTATGTCTGGAAAGAGACTGgtaaccagtgaagctgttgtaacaagggagtcatgtgctccctgtagccagccccagtcaacagcttggctgcttcattctGTACCAGCTAAAGTCTCCaaccagttttcaaaggcagcctcatgtagagcacattacagtagtccaaatggaaTGTAACATACACAACCGGGCCAGGCCAGTCATCTCTAGGAATGGTGCACCtggcacactagcctcagctgtgtaAACACACTCCTGGGCATCCCCAAGGAAGCAGTGAACATGAAATTTTGCAATACTTCGCATggacacctgtaatgttgcatacatgacccttttaaagctgccatttgcacaaacgAGCCATTTATGGACAAGAACAAGCCACCCTTAATGAGGAAAATGGCAGCAGATGCCCGCACACTTGCACAGTGAATCGGGCAAGCACTGGGGTCTGCAGACTGTCATCCAAGGGGTGATTTCTCACTGGGCTTCAAGTgtcaagccctacctggaggaggATTCATCTGATGAAGAACAGGAGTGGGGAGAGCCAGCACAATGGCCCCCAGCCAGAGCCAGGCAAGGAAGTAGAGGCTTTGGCTGACACCCCTCTCTTGGAACCATTAGAAGAGCAACTTggcctctgccttctcctgctAACCATATTGGGAATCTCATGTATGAGCCTGGCCTGACCTGGTTACActcactgtgggcatgtctacaccagccctatacccGGGATCATcgtgggatcattcctgtgcatccaaataccacacaggggatcctgggagcaggcagggatg
This window of the Elgaria multicarinata webbii isolate HBS135686 ecotype San Diego chromosome 3, rElgMul1.1.pri, whole genome shotgun sequence genome carries:
- the KCNMB1 gene encoding calcium-activated potassium channel subunit beta-1: MAKKLVTAQKRGETRALCLGLGMVACSVIMYFFIGITIMPSYKRSVWTKESICKLMKASIKEDIHCLFNEGFGDENIFRYPCLEIQVNLTLLGQLVMLYHKEDTVYRNPKCSYIPLNMENYNEVQKQVEKISDDFRNQQTFPCYYDPSRKEKSVILKRLYAPEGLIFAFLWPTLMLAGGVFIVIMVKISQYFSVLSASQYRTGI